A single region of the Anticarsia gemmatalis isolate Benzon Research Colony breed Stoneville strain chromosome 19, ilAntGemm2 primary, whole genome shotgun sequence genome encodes:
- the LOC142981029 gene encoding uncharacterized protein LOC142981029: protein MEKSNGSRLLQMQARFQQKQMQEREMKIASLYEAQQARALDRVRHSPSNIGNTASPPHQPPPVAHTQPGKVRQMFEERRTKGIDKSYPLQPIHNTDKPAARKPLPNGYSKVTAGPKLGIERKTSKTHTSITTHSVRRQQHKIENIVNGSGDLNHNHEPDLNSVKHKLPQSNGEVIHPIITDEVDKAENNYLIENETFPEALAPTPTPRSPDPPVEIKKPPPRRSPATRNSPAKTKPQASPAAAPPRRVISENAVSDNNKARGAMQRGGQQVLGRRPPTSPNSGGGSASPKARVPGAPGTPGGSAGAGVPCAICGRRFAADRLDKHQDICKKAHAKKRKPFDALKHRLAGTEAEPFIHKLRKPTNNPSTTKVKPLNNNWRQKHEEFISAIRAAKQVQAHLNAGGKLSDLPPPPPSENPDYVQCPHCSRRFNQGAAERHIPKCASYQFNKPKPAAKRR, encoded by the exons GCTCGGTTCCAGCAGAAACAGATGCAAGAACGCGAGATGAAGATAGCCTCGCTGTACGAGGCTCAGCAGGCGCGCGCGCTGGACCGCGTCCGGCACTCCCCCAGCAACATAGGCAACACCGCCTCCCCCCCACATCAACCACCACCCGTGGCACATACACAACCTGGCAAG GTACGACAAATGTTCGAAGAACGTCGCACAAAAGGCATCGACAAGAGCTACCCTTTACAGCCGATCCACAACACTGACAAGCCGGCAGCCCGCAAGCCGCTGCCCAACGGCTACAGCAAGGTCACCGCCGGCCCCAAGCTCGGCATTGAGAGGAAGACCAGCAAGACACACACTAGTATTACTACACATAGTGTTAGGAGACAGCAACAT AAAATAGAGAATATAGTCAACGGTTCTGGTGACCTCAATCACAATCACGAGCCAGACTTGAATTCTGTCAAACATAAG CTGCCTCAAAGCAACGGTGAAGTAATCCACCCCATCATCACGGACGAAGTAGACAAGGCGGAGAACAACTACCTGATAGAGAACGAGACGTTCCCGGAGGCGCTGGCGCCGACACCCACGCCGCGGTCTCCAGACCCTCCTGTTGAAATTAAGAAACCACCTCCTAGAAG aagtccAGCTACAAGAAATAGTCCAGCCAAGACGAAACCACAAGCGTCACCTGCCGCCGCACCTCCGAGAAGAGTCATCAGTGAAAACGCT GTATCGGACAATAATAAGGCCCGAGGGGCTATGCAGCGAGGTGGACAACAG GTTCTAGGCAGAAGACCACCAACG AGCCCCAACAGCGGCGGGGGCTCCGCGTCTCCAAAGGCTCGTGTACCGGGGGCCCCGGGCACCCCGGGCGGCTCGGCCGGCGCCGGCGTGCCGTGTGCCATTTGCGGCCGCCGCTTCGCCGCTGATCGCCTCGACAAACATCAGGATATCTGCAAGAAAGCACACGCTAAGAAACGGAAGCCGTTTGATGCCCTCAAACATCGACTAGCT GGTACGGAAGCCGAGCCGTTCATCCACAAACTACGCAAGCCGACCAACAACCCGTCAACAACGAAAGTGAAGCCGTTGAACAATAACTGGAGGCAGAAGCACGAGGAGTTCATCAGCGCTATTCGTGCCGCTAAGCAAGTGCAGGCACATCTCAACGCGGGCg GTAAGCTGAGTGACCTTCCACCGCCACCGCCGTCAGAGAACCCGGACTACGTGCAGTGTCCCCACTGCTCCAGACGTTTCAACCAGGGCGCGGCCGAGCGACACATACCCAAATGCGCCAGTTACCAGTTCAATAAGCCCAAGCCGGCGGCCAAGAGGAGGTAA